In one Bradyrhizobium sp. 4 genomic region, the following are encoded:
- a CDS encoding Isoquinoline 1-oxidoreductase subunit → MISDVRFKMIAVVAALAGSLSAGYAASETASHALASPESFASVGDTEKRSAAIFTELGKVLTHPRCTNCHPAGDRPHQGDSARLHQPPVTRGADGHGLEAMRCNTCHQNANFEPGRMPGHPDWHLAPREMAWEGKTVGEICEQIRDPARNGGRKVEDLIDHIGKDTLVGWAWKPGFGRSPVPGTQQQAGALVEAWVKNGAACPAP, encoded by the coding sequence ATGATCTCCGACGTGCGGTTCAAGATGATTGCCGTGGTCGCCGCACTCGCCGGCAGTCTCAGTGCGGGCTACGCGGCGTCGGAGACGGCAAGCCACGCCCTCGCCTCGCCCGAGAGCTTTGCTTCGGTCGGCGACACAGAGAAGCGTTCGGCCGCAATCTTCACTGAGCTCGGCAAGGTGCTGACGCATCCACGTTGCACCAATTGCCATCCGGCCGGCGACAGGCCGCACCAGGGCGACAGTGCCCGCCTGCATCAGCCGCCGGTCACGCGCGGCGCTGACGGCCATGGGCTCGAGGCGATGCGCTGCAACACCTGCCACCAGAACGCCAATTTCGAGCCCGGCCGCATGCCCGGCCATCCCGACTGGCACCTCGCCCCGCGCGAGATGGCCTGGGAGGGCAAGACCGTCGGCGAGATCTGCGAGCAGATCAGGGATCCCGCGCGCAATGGCGGACGCAAGGTGGAAGACCTGATCGACCATATCGGCAAGGACACCCTCGTCGGCTGGGCCTGGAAGCCCGGCTTCGGCCGCTCACCCGTGCCGGGCACGCAGCAGCAGGCCGGCGCGCTGGTGGAGGCCTGGGTGAAGAATGGAGCGGCTTGCCCGGCGCCGTGA
- a CDS encoding autotransporter domain-containing protein has product MRSTLLSGTAYALISCTCAHAQTVINVSDGASLSAAIAQADSNASASYVINFQNNITLTGAAADTLSAFNTTSNVTVNGGGFRLDGGGVQRGFFVYAGTVAINNLTIQNTQALGGDGGNVGFGSGGGAGGLGAGGALFVASGGHVTVSNVVLSGNNASGGVGAVGGDGVPGAGTAGGAGGGLGGHAVGGFAGGGVGRGADGDTGAGGGAGIVVGAASGGQGFGGSPGGINGGGGGDGGAGGIGGSPIFGNGQGGFGGGGTHSAADDRGGSGGFGGGGAGGHSIAGHQGGAGGVGGGGGGGGGADHLGEVAGTGGSRGFGGGVGGNGSSIAANGGSGGGGGGGGGAGLGGAMFVQEGGSLTIAGAFNVNGGSVAGGVGGTGGNGFGGVDNGTAGSGGSAFGAGIFLQGNGILNFQPGGGATQTLSDGIADQTGSGGTGVEAGIWGLNKNGVGTLVLSAANTYSGATMVDGGTLRAGHAAAFGTSNQFSVAGGATLDLNGFNQTFAVLQGAGTVTGASSTISGMFTPGNGTPGSSMVITGNLAFQAAAQYLVQIDPTTASFTVVNGTATLGGAAVGASFAPGTYVQKKYIILTATGGVSGAFGGVITSSAPSNFSSTLSYDANNVYLDMVLNFGIPGGLNPNQQAVGDALTKFFNTTGGIPAVFANMSPKGLSQAAGETGTGSQQSTFNAMNQFMGVMTDPFIAGRDDGGTAGGNAPGYADEEALAFAAKKRNLNDALAAIYTKAPAAVPFQQRWSVWAAGFGGSQTTNGNNVTGSNAATSQVFGTAVGADYRFSPFTIAGFSLAGGGTSFSVANNGTGRSDLFQAGAFVRHTIGAAYVSGALAYGWQDVTTDRTVTIAGIDRLRAQFNANAWSGRVEGGYRFVAPLIGGIGFTPYGAGQFTTFELPAYAEGVISGNNTFTLAYTAKSVTDTRSELGVRTDKSFAMQSAMLTLRGRVAWAHDFSSDRGIGATFQTLPGASFFVNGAPQATDSALLTASAETKWMNGWSTAATFEGEFSNVTRSYAGKGVVRYAW; this is encoded by the coding sequence GTGCGATCAACTCTCCTGAGCGGCACGGCTTATGCCCTGATCAGTTGCACCTGTGCGCACGCCCAGACGGTCATCAATGTGTCCGACGGTGCCAGCCTGTCGGCGGCGATCGCGCAGGCCGACAGCAATGCCAGCGCGAGTTATGTCATCAATTTCCAGAACAACATCACGCTGACTGGCGCAGCGGCCGACACGCTGAGCGCCTTCAACACCACCAGCAACGTCACGGTGAATGGCGGCGGCTTCAGGCTGGACGGCGGTGGCGTGCAGCGCGGGTTCTTTGTCTACGCAGGCACTGTCGCCATTAACAATCTGACGATCCAGAACACCCAGGCGCTTGGCGGCGACGGGGGCAACGTTGGATTCGGTAGCGGGGGCGGCGCTGGCGGCCTCGGTGCAGGCGGCGCGCTGTTCGTGGCGAGCGGTGGCCATGTGACCGTGAGCAACGTCGTTCTTTCAGGCAACAACGCAAGCGGCGGCGTCGGCGCTGTCGGCGGTGACGGCGTGCCGGGCGCAGGAACGGCCGGCGGCGCAGGCGGCGGTCTCGGCGGCCATGCAGTGGGCGGGTTCGCCGGTGGCGGTGTCGGACGCGGCGCCGATGGCGACACAGGGGCCGGAGGCGGGGCGGGCATTGTCGTTGGTGCGGCAAGTGGCGGACAGGGTTTCGGCGGCTCCCCCGGTGGCATTAACGGCGGAGGTGGCGGCGATGGAGGTGCCGGCGGGATCGGCGGAAGTCCCATATTCGGCAATGGCCAAGGCGGTTTCGGCGGCGGCGGCACTCATAGTGCTGCGGACGACAGAGGCGGCTCGGGGGGATTTGGCGGCGGCGGCGCAGGGGGTCACTCGATAGCGGGCCATCAGGGAGGCGCTGGTGGCGTTGGTGGCGGCGGCGGCGGCGGCGGCGGGGCAGACCATTTGGGTGAGGTGGCCGGAACCGGCGGGAGTAGAGGATTTGGTGGTGGCGTCGGTGGCAACGGCAGCAGCATCGCGGCGAACGGTGGCAGTGGTGGAGGTGGCGGCGGCGGCGGCGGCGCCGGATTGGGCGGCGCCATGTTCGTTCAGGAGGGCGGCTCGCTAACGATCGCCGGCGCGTTCAACGTCAACGGCGGCAGCGTCGCCGGGGGAGTCGGCGGCACGGGCGGCAACGGTTTTGGCGGCGTGGACAATGGCACGGCGGGTAGTGGCGGTTCTGCTTTCGGAGCCGGCATCTTCCTTCAAGGCAACGGCATCCTCAACTTCCAGCCCGGCGGCGGCGCGACGCAAACGCTTTCAGACGGCATCGCCGACCAGACCGGTTCTGGCGGCACGGGTGTCGAGGCCGGAATATGGGGACTGAACAAGAACGGCGTCGGCACGCTGGTGCTCTCGGCGGCCAACACCTATAGCGGCGCAACGATGGTAGACGGCGGAACGCTGCGCGCCGGACACGCCGCCGCGTTCGGGACCAGCAATCAGTTTTCGGTCGCGGGCGGCGCGACGCTGGATTTGAACGGCTTCAACCAGACATTCGCCGTTTTGCAAGGCGCCGGCACGGTGACCGGCGCCAGCAGCACGATCTCCGGCATGTTTACGCCTGGCAACGGCACGCCGGGTTCGTCGATGGTGATAACGGGCAATCTCGCGTTCCAGGCGGCCGCGCAATATCTGGTCCAAATCGACCCCACGACGGCCTCATTCACGGTCGTCAACGGTACAGCGACGCTTGGCGGCGCTGCGGTGGGCGCCAGCTTTGCGCCCGGGACCTATGTGCAGAAAAAGTACATCATCCTCACCGCGACGGGCGGCGTCAGCGGTGCCTTCGGTGGCGTGATTACTTCCAGTGCGCCATCGAACTTTTCTTCGACGTTGAGCTACGATGCCAACAACGTCTACCTGGACATGGTCTTGAATTTTGGCATTCCAGGCGGCCTCAACCCCAATCAGCAGGCGGTCGGCGACGCGCTGACGAAGTTCTTCAACACCACCGGCGGCATTCCCGCAGTGTTCGCAAACATGTCGCCGAAGGGGCTCTCGCAGGCGGCCGGCGAGACCGGAACGGGATCGCAGCAATCCACGTTCAACGCGATGAACCAGTTCATGGGCGTCATGACCGACCCGTTCATTGCCGGACGCGATGACGGCGGAACTGCCGGCGGCAACGCCCCCGGTTATGCCGACGAGGAAGCGCTCGCCTTTGCCGCGAAGAAGCGCAATCTGAACGATGCGCTGGCGGCGATTTACACCAAGGCGCCAGCTGCGGTGCCGTTCCAGCAGCGCTGGAGCGTGTGGGCGGCCGGCTTCGGCGGCTCGCAAACGACGAATGGCAACAACGTGACCGGCTCCAATGCGGCGACGTCGCAGGTCTTTGGCACAGCTGTTGGCGCTGACTATCGCTTCTCGCCGTTTACCATCGCCGGCTTCTCGCTGGCCGGCGGCGGTACCAGTTTCAGCGTCGCCAATAACGGCACCGGGCGTTCCGACCTGTTCCAGGCCGGCGCGTTCGTTCGGCACACTATCGGCGCCGCCTATGTTTCCGGCGCACTCGCCTATGGCTGGCAGGATGTCACCACCGATCGCACCGTCACCATTGCCGGCATCGATCGGCTGCGCGCGCAGTTCAACGCCAATGCCTGGTCCGGCCGCGTCGAGGGCGGTTACCGCTTCGTGGCGCCCCTGATCGGCGGGATCGGCTTCACGCCCTACGGGGCGGGCCAGTTCACCACGTTCGAACTGCCGGCCTATGCGGAAGGTGTCATCTCGGGCAACAACACCTTTACGCTCGCTTATACGGCGAAGAGCGTGACCGACACCCGCAGCGAACTCGGCGTGCGCACCGACAAATCCTTCGCCATGCAGAGCGCGATGCTGACGCTGCGCGGCCGCGTGGCCTGGGCGCATGACTTCAGTTCCGACCGCGGCATCGGTGCGACGTTCCAGACTCTGCCGGGCGCCAGCTTCTTCGTCAACGGCGCCCCGCAGGCTACCGATTCCGCGCTTCTCACCGCATCCGCCGAAACCAAATGGATGAACGGCTGGTCGACCGCCGCGACTTTCGAAGGCGAGTTCTCCAACGTGACGCGCAGCTACGCCGGCAAAGGCGTGGTGCGATATGCGTGGTGA
- a CDS encoding helix-turn-helix transcriptional regulator, producing MYARAGRRPLRSEKLCTRTGNDMLLSTDPIDPQNQDVYALWDQLADFSVADGDAALTHLMSALRTMLSARNVLWGVVVRLPSPKRADPLLGWRPRLVRVLDPVPAVAASVQKQYDTLWSDDVDLSQILSMSGDEPFRVRLLFETLPPAWFEGKHYRRHYLDVGFADSISVRIALNDDLRIRLFVFRDAQQPRFTAQDGQRLGSVMRALRWFHRQQLLSHGLLIANAPLTPAERRVLLGLLAGDTERQIAQKLEQSPNTTHFHVKSIYAKFGVRSRQSLAALWLGKLQ from the coding sequence ATGTATGCCCGCGCAGGTCGGCGACCTCTGAGGTCAGAGAAACTCTGCACGCGCACTGGGAATGACATGCTTCTCTCCACGGATCCCATCGATCCGCAAAATCAAGACGTCTATGCACTCTGGGATCAACTGGCCGACTTCTCGGTAGCCGATGGTGATGCTGCGCTGACCCACCTGATGTCCGCACTGCGCACCATGTTGTCGGCACGCAATGTGCTGTGGGGCGTGGTCGTGCGATTGCCTTCGCCGAAGCGGGCCGATCCCCTGCTCGGCTGGCGTCCGCGCCTCGTCAGGGTGCTGGACCCGGTACCGGCGGTCGCGGCATCCGTGCAGAAACAGTACGATACGCTCTGGTCGGACGACGTCGACCTGTCGCAGATCCTGTCAATGTCGGGCGATGAGCCGTTCCGCGTCCGCCTGCTGTTCGAAACGCTGCCGCCGGCATGGTTCGAGGGCAAGCACTATCGTCGGCACTATCTGGATGTCGGCTTCGCCGACAGCATTTCCGTGCGCATCGCACTCAATGACGATTTGAGGATTCGCCTGTTCGTGTTTCGTGATGCCCAGCAACCCCGCTTTACGGCACAGGACGGCCAGCGTCTGGGCTCCGTGATGCGTGCCTTGAGATGGTTTCACCGTCAACAATTGCTCAGCCATGGTCTGCTCATCGCCAACGCGCCCCTCACGCCAGCTGAACGCCGGGTGTTGCTCGGACTGCTCGCAGGGGACACGGAAAGGCAGATCGCGCAAAAGCTCGAGCAGAGTCCGAACACCACGCATTTTCACGTCAAGTCGATCTACGCCAAGTTCGGCGTGCGCAGTCGCCAGTCGCTCGCCGCCCTGTGGCTCGGCAAGCTGCAATAA
- a CDS encoding 2Fe-2S iron-sulfur cluster-binding protein gives MTTLSLTINGQKHGPMDVRDDLSMNDFLREMLGMTGTKFGCGAAQCLSCAVIVDAPDGTSTTSPTCVAPAMNFDGKSIRTVEGHARDGELSTLQNAFIAHFAFQCGYCTAGFLNEGQVLLERLSRTPVAREALEQTIADALDGHLCRCTGYVKYHEAVRDVILADSKRYLMATK, from the coding sequence GTGACGACCCTCAGCCTCACCATCAACGGCCAGAAGCACGGTCCGATGGACGTCCGCGACGATCTCTCGATGAACGATTTTCTGCGCGAGATGCTGGGCATGACCGGCACCAAGTTCGGCTGCGGCGCCGCGCAATGCCTGAGCTGCGCCGTCATCGTCGACGCGCCCGACGGCACCAGCACCACCAGCCCGACCTGCGTCGCGCCCGCCATGAATTTCGACGGCAAATCGATCCGCACCGTCGAGGGGCACGCGAGGGACGGCGAGCTCTCGACCCTGCAAAACGCGTTCATCGCGCATTTCGCCTTTCAGTGCGGCTATTGCACCGCGGGCTTCCTCAATGAGGGCCAGGTCTTACTGGAGCGCCTGTCGCGGACACCGGTCGCGCGCGAGGCGCTGGAGCAGACCATCGCGGACGCGCTCGACGGTCATCTCTGTCGCTGCACCGGCTACGTCAAATATCACGAGGCGGTGCGGGACGTGATCCTCGCCGACTCGAAGCGCTACCTCATGGCCACCAAGTGA
- a CDS encoding outer membrane protein, whose amino-acid sequence MKKILMASVALLTMVGSSSAADLYAKAPAHAAPVFNWTGFYVGVNAGYGGGESAIITESPFGSGVLALKSNGFLGGGQFGYNWQAAQFLYGFEADIQGTDVKSSLGIPALFGGAAGTTVDYFGTVRGRIGFLPWERFVVYATGGLAYGQTTTNSGVPLGTNTKLGWTAGAGFEYMIAQNWSLKTEYLYVDLGKDAFNLDQFGLPPGTGFSVSEKTDMHVVRAGVNYHF is encoded by the coding sequence ATGAAGAAGATCTTGATGGCCTCGGTGGCCTTACTGACTATGGTTGGCTCATCATCGGCCGCTGACTTGTACGCAAAGGCGCCGGCCCATGCCGCTCCGGTTTTCAATTGGACAGGTTTCTACGTCGGTGTGAACGCCGGATATGGCGGCGGTGAATCGGCAATCATCACTGAGTCTCCTTTCGGGAGCGGAGTGTTGGCCCTCAAGTCGAACGGATTTCTCGGCGGCGGCCAATTTGGTTACAACTGGCAGGCCGCACAGTTCTTGTATGGCTTCGAAGCTGACATTCAGGGCACCGATGTGAAAAGCAGCCTCGGGATCCCCGCGCTTTTTGGCGGCGCCGCCGGCACGACGGTGGATTATTTCGGTACGGTTCGCGGACGCATTGGTTTCCTGCCGTGGGAGCGTTTCGTCGTTTACGCGACGGGCGGTCTCGCCTATGGACAGACAACAACCAACAGCGGCGTTCCACTCGGGACGAATACGAAACTCGGTTGGACCGCCGGCGCCGGCTTCGAATACATGATCGCACAAAACTGGTCTTTGAAGACCGAGTACCTTTACGTTGACCTGGGCAAGGACGCATTCAACCTAGATCAATTTGGCCTTCCCCCAGGCACCGGCTTCTCTGTCAGCGAAAAAACAGACATGCACGTCGTGCGCGCTGGTGTGAACTATCATTTCTAA